Proteins encoded within one genomic window of Panacibacter microcysteis:
- a CDS encoding nucleoside-diphosphate kinase encodes MSNRTFTMIKPDATGKGYTGAILDQIINAGFAIKAMKWIKLSAEQAGKFYEIHKERPFYGELVEFMSSGPIVAAILEKENAVADFRTLIGATNPANAAEGTIRKKYAASVGENAVHGSDSDENAVIEGNFFFSGLERF; translated from the coding sequence ATGAGTAACAGAACTTTTACCATGATAAAACCTGATGCTACCGGCAAAGGTTATACAGGTGCAATCTTAGACCAGATTATAAACGCAGGCTTTGCAATAAAAGCCATGAAATGGATAAAATTAAGCGCAGAACAGGCTGGTAAATTTTACGAAATACACAAGGAACGACCTTTTTATGGAGAGTTGGTTGAATTTATGAGCAGCGGGCCGATAGTAGCAGCCATTCTTGAAAAGGAAAATGCTGTTGCCGATTTCAGAACATTGATCGGTGCTACCAACCCTGCAAACGCAGCAGAAGGTACCATCAGGAAAAAATATGCAGCGTCTGTTGGTGAGAATGCCGTACACGGCAGCGACAGCGATGAGAACGCCGTGATAGAGGGAAACTTTTTCTTCTCTGGTCTTGAAAGATTTTAA
- a CDS encoding TraB/GumN family protein produces MKQKLIKYTSLLLSLTGLFSCQTKAQYETAAGSKSLLWEVTGKDLKKPSYIFGTMHLLCANDAKLSTNLQAVITAADEIYFEIDMDDFGQLMSGLAAGTMKHDTTLPQLYTPDEYERIKTFFDKHGMGMQLQLLGKMQPMLVSALVYQAMLPCAQSDGMELSIMQLAHTKKKEIKGLETVAFQASIMENIPYEKQAKELLQSIDSIETAAKETAEMIRLYKEQDVDKLLEFSLKTDGGSTSEIQDVMIDSRNKNWAGKFAAITKDKQLLIAVGAGHLGGTNGLLNLLKEMGYQVRAIQN; encoded by the coding sequence ATGAAGCAGAAACTAATAAAATATACATCACTGTTATTAAGTCTTACCGGTCTGTTTTCCTGCCAGACAAAAGCGCAATACGAAACTGCCGCAGGTAGCAAAAGCCTGTTGTGGGAAGTAACTGGTAAAGATTTAAAGAAGCCATCATACATTTTTGGCACCATGCACTTATTGTGCGCAAATGATGCAAAGCTCAGCACCAACCTGCAGGCTGTTATAACCGCGGCAGATGAAATTTATTTTGAAATAGACATGGACGATTTTGGTCAGCTGATGAGTGGGCTTGCAGCCGGCACAATGAAGCACGATACAACACTGCCACAACTATATACGCCAGATGAATACGAACGTATAAAGACATTCTTCGATAAACATGGTATGGGTATGCAACTGCAGTTACTGGGTAAAATGCAACCCATGCTTGTATCGGCATTGGTGTACCAGGCCATGTTGCCCTGCGCCCAGTCAGACGGTATGGAACTGAGCATTATGCAATTGGCCCATACCAAAAAGAAAGAAATAAAAGGACTGGAAACAGTGGCTTTCCAGGCATCAATAATGGAAAACATTCCTTACGAAAAGCAGGCAAAAGAATTGTTGCAGAGTATTGACAGTATAGAAACAGCCGCAAAAGAAACAGCAGAAATGATCAGGTTGTATAAAGAGCAGGATGTAGATAAGCTGCTGGAATTTAGCCTGAAAACTGATGGAGGCTCTACCAGCGAAATCCAGGATGTAATGATCGACAGCAGGAATAAAAACTGGGCCGGGAAGTTTGCTGCAATTACAAAAGATAAGCAATTATTGATAGCAGTGGGGGCGGGGCATCTTGGCGGCACAAACGGTTTGCTAAACCTGCTCAAAGAAATGGGCTACCAGGTACGGGCAATACAAAATTAA
- a CDS encoding LytR/AlgR family response regulator transcription factor: MLKCIAIDDEPLALELLSDNISKVPFLELVAECSNPLEALSVLQAQKIDLVFLDIQMPGLTGLQFIQSLAEKPMFILITAYEKYALDGYTLDVLDYLVKPVSLERFIKACNKAKDLHDLKLKGISNPAGPKADYFFVNVDYKLLKVVFNDISWIEGLKDYIKIHLKNSGRPVITRMSMKSVEEQLPEKDFIRVHKSYIVSVKHITAVMKNSIFIDDLELPVSDNYRDALTVLTGRNN, translated from the coding sequence ATGCTTAAATGTATTGCCATAGACGATGAGCCCCTTGCACTCGAATTGCTGTCAGACAATATCAGCAAAGTACCTTTTCTTGAGCTGGTAGCAGAATGTTCTAACCCGCTGGAAGCACTCAGTGTATTACAGGCGCAAAAGATCGACCTCGTCTTCCTCGATATTCAAATGCCAGGTTTAACCGGTTTGCAGTTTATACAAAGCCTGGCCGAGAAACCCATGTTTATTTTGATTACGGCTTATGAAAAATACGCACTCGACGGCTATACACTCGATGTGCTTGACTATCTCGTAAAACCGGTATCACTCGAAAGGTTTATCAAAGCCTGCAATAAAGCAAAAGACCTGCACGATCTCAAGTTAAAGGGAATAAGCAATCCGGCCGGCCCAAAAGCTGACTACTTTTTTGTGAACGTAGATTACAAGCTGCTCAAGGTAGTGTTTAACGATATCTCGTGGATTGAAGGTTTGAAAGACTACATCAAAATTCACCTGAAAAATTCCGGGCGCCCTGTTATTACCCGTATGAGCATGAAATCTGTGGAAGAACAATTACCTGAAAAAGATTTTATCAGGGTACATAAATCTTATATCGTTTCAGTGAAGCATATTACCGCTGTTATGAAAAACAGTATATTTATCGACGATCTCGAATTGCCCGTTAGTGATAATTACCGCGATGCACTAACCGTTTTAACCGGACGAAATAATTAA
- a CDS encoding sensor histidine kinase — protein sequence MKGPWYSKKSVIVLWHILGWLLIFALPFLIRTNSSDQRKQPDEGFLNFYIVSRFLWIGLFYFNAHYLFAKYVNKKSFWIYIISQVVCILFISVLSHWLFNAFVKTSPYDIANFFVYNIFTYFFIMAASTAYVLILDKITADKLKQQRENENLKTELSFLRSQVSPHFMFNVLNNMVALARKQSDQLEPSLIKLSSLMRYMLYETDDDKVLLEKEVEYVKSYIDLQQLRFGKNVKINVEIQDVHGGYEIEPMLLIPFVENAFKHGTGLIEAACIDIELSIKNNILYFTVRNKYNEHSEEVKDKTSGIGLNNVKRRLNLLYGSNHSLLINKNDNWFTVSVQLNLH from the coding sequence ATGAAAGGACCCTGGTATAGCAAAAAGTCGGTAATTGTTTTGTGGCACATCCTTGGGTGGCTACTCATTTTCGCTTTACCATTTCTTATCAGAACAAATTCTTCTGATCAGCGTAAGCAACCGGACGAAGGGTTTCTCAATTTTTATATTGTATCCCGTTTTTTGTGGATTGGATTGTTTTACTTCAACGCGCATTACCTTTTTGCGAAATACGTTAATAAGAAGAGCTTTTGGATTTACATTATATCGCAGGTTGTATGTATCCTTTTCATTTCCGTACTGTCTCACTGGCTGTTCAATGCTTTTGTAAAAACTTCGCCCTACGATATTGCCAACTTTTTCGTGTACAACATCTTTACCTACTTTTTTATAATGGCTGCAAGTACTGCCTATGTACTTATTCTTGATAAGATAACAGCAGATAAACTAAAGCAACAAAGGGAGAATGAAAACCTGAAGACCGAATTGTCTTTTTTACGTTCGCAGGTAAGCCCGCACTTTATGTTCAACGTTTTAAACAACATGGTAGCGTTGGCGCGCAAACAGAGTGACCAGCTGGAGCCATCGTTGATAAAACTCTCATCACTTATGCGCTATATGCTGTACGAAACAGATGATGATAAAGTGTTGCTGGAAAAAGAAGTGGAATATGTAAAAAGCTATATCGATTTACAGCAATTACGTTTTGGAAAGAATGTAAAAATAAATGTTGAAATACAGGATGTACATGGCGGATACGAAATAGAGCCCATGTTGCTGATACCTTTTGTGGAAAATGCCTTTAAACACGGTACCGGCTTAATTGAAGCAGCCTGTATAGATATTGAACTAAGTATAAAAAATAATATTCTTTACTTTACGGTAAGAAACAAATACAACGAGCACAGCGAAGAAGTTAAAGACAAAACATCGGGCATTGGATTGAATAACGTAAAACGCCGGTTAAATTTGTTGTATGGAAGTAACCACAGTCTGTTGATCAACAAAAACGATAACTGGTTTACAGTTTCTGTACAATTAAACCTGCACTGA
- a CDS encoding DUF4142 domain-containing protein, whose product MKKTFLLAIAAGTLFFASCGSGNTSGEDPVDSAKDVNDMKDTSSMSSNEPMSTTPVDKDAADFAVEAASGGMMEVELGKLAQEKAADQRVKDFGAMMVKDHSAANDKLKAIATAKNITLPAEMGDKHKKHVEDLAKKTGKDFDKAYMDMMVDDHEEDVKKFEDAAEKCKDADLKAFATETLPTLRTHLDAAKAIDDKK is encoded by the coding sequence ATGAAAAAGACTTTTTTACTGGCTATAGCAGCAGGTACCTTGTTTTTCGCATCTTGTGGCTCGGGAAATACTTCAGGTGAAGATCCGGTAGATAGCGCAAAAGACGTTAATGACATGAAGGATACTTCTTCAATGAGTTCTAATGAACCTATGAGTACTACACCTGTAGACAAAGATGCTGCAGATTTTGCGGTAGAAGCTGCAAGCGGCGGCATGATGGAAGTGGAGCTTGGCAAACTGGCCCAGGAGAAAGCTGCTGATCAGCGCGTTAAGGATTTTGGCGCAATGATGGTGAAAGACCATTCAGCTGCAAACGATAAACTGAAAGCAATTGCCACTGCAAAAAACATTACTCTTCCGGCAGAAATGGGTGATAAACACAAAAAACATGTGGAAGACCTTGCCAAAAAAACCGGCAAAGATTTCGATAAAGCTTACATGGATATGATGGTTGATGACCATGAAGAAGATGTAAAAAAATTCGAAGACGCTGCTGAAAAATGCAAAGATGCTGATTTGAAAGCTTTTGCTACAGAAACACTTCCAACACTTAGAACACACCTCGATGCTGCAAAAGCAATCGATGACAAAAAATAG
- a CDS encoding sigma-70 family RNA polymerase sigma factor yields the protein MRQLKIATQITNRDSQAVEKYLQEISKIPMITPEEETTLAQRIKMGDQRALDKLVQANLRFVVSVAKQYQHQGLSLSDLINEGNLGLIKAAQRFDETKGFKFISYAVWWIRQSILQALAEQGRLVRLPQNKIGTYNKANKAYMAFEQEHEREPSTEELADILEMSETEINNIFQSNTRHTSLDAPVHEAEDVAMGDLLEGSDDTDDDVMKDSLREEIKRVLKSLSPREAEIVNAYFGLDGENGVTIEQIGMKYDLTKERIRQIKERAIKRLQKARYSNALKAYLG from the coding sequence ATGAGGCAACTCAAAATCGCTACACAGATCACCAACCGTGATTCGCAGGCAGTAGAAAAGTATCTCCAGGAAATTTCTAAAATTCCGATGATCACTCCCGAAGAGGAAACAACACTTGCACAGCGAATCAAGATGGGCGATCAAAGAGCGCTTGACAAATTGGTGCAGGCCAACTTACGTTTCGTGGTATCTGTGGCTAAGCAGTACCAGCACCAGGGCCTTTCACTTAGTGATCTCATCAACGAGGGAAATCTCGGCCTTATAAAGGCGGCACAACGCTTTGATGAAACAAAAGGGTTTAAATTCATTTCTTATGCTGTATGGTGGATTCGCCAGTCTATCTTACAGGCATTGGCAGAGCAGGGCCGACTGGTACGCCTGCCCCAAAACAAAATTGGCACTTACAACAAAGCGAACAAAGCCTATATGGCTTTTGAACAAGAGCATGAACGCGAACCTTCTACCGAAGAATTAGCCGACATTCTTGAAATGAGCGAAACTGAAATCAACAATATTTTCCAAAGCAACACAAGACACACATCCCTGGATGCACCAGTGCACGAAGCAGAAGATGTGGCTATGGGTGATCTGCTGGAAGGTAGCGATGATACAGATGATGATGTAATGAAAGATTCTTTGAGAGAAGAAATCAAACGTGTATTAAAGTCGCTTAGTCCGCGTGAAGCCGAGATTGTAAACGCGTATTTTGGTCTTGATGGTGAAAATGGTGTAACGATTGAACAAATCGGGATGAAGTACGATCTTACAAAAGAACGTATCCGCCAGATTAAAGAAAGAGCAATCAAACGTTTACAAAAGGCCCGTTACAGTAACGCATTGAAAGCCTATTTAGGATAA
- a CDS encoding threonine aldolase family protein translates to MIDLRSDTVTRPSPGMLEAMMHASVGDDVFGEDETINRLEARVADTFGMEAGLFCPSGTMTNQIAIKCHTQPGDEIICDQLSHIYQYEGGGIGFNAGCSVKLLNGDRGRITASMVAQAINNPSDVHKAYTSLVSLENTANRGGGACYDFAEFHNIKQVCQEHKLKLHLDGARIFNAVVANQEQPAAYGEVFDSISVCLSKGLGTPVGSVLAGNKDFIRKARRIRKIFGGGMRQAGYLAAAGIYALDNNIERLEEDHRYAQQLGEALVKKDFTGEMLPVETNIVIFEVKGRFTPKELVATLQENGILSIAIAGTQVRLVTHLDISKEMIEEVIQVIERL, encoded by the coding sequence ATGATTGATTTGAGATCTGATACAGTAACGCGTCCTTCGCCAGGTATGCTCGAAGCAATGATGCACGCTTCCGTGGGTGATGATGTATTTGGCGAGGATGAAACAATAAACAGGCTGGAAGCCAGGGTTGCAGATACGTTTGGTATGGAAGCAGGTTTGTTTTGCCCCAGCGGTACCATGACGAATCAAATTGCCATCAAATGCCACACACAACCGGGAGACGAAATAATCTGTGACCAGCTCTCGCATATTTACCAGTATGAAGGTGGTGGCATTGGTTTTAATGCGGGTTGTTCTGTAAAACTGTTAAATGGCGACAGGGGCAGAATTACCGCCAGTATGGTTGCCCAGGCCATCAACAACCCCTCTGATGTGCACAAAGCATATACCTCGCTGGTTTCATTGGAAAATACAGCCAACCGGGGCGGTGGCGCATGTTACGACTTTGCGGAATTTCACAACATAAAACAGGTATGCCAGGAACATAAGCTGAAACTGCACCTTGACGGGGCCCGCATATTTAATGCCGTTGTGGCAAACCAAGAGCAACCTGCTGCATATGGAGAAGTCTTCGACAGCATTTCGGTATGCCTGAGTAAAGGCCTTGGCACACCGGTGGGCAGTGTACTGGCAGGCAACAAAGACTTTATACGCAAAGCCAGGAGAATAAGAAAAATTTTTGGCGGTGGCATGCGGCAGGCGGGCTATCTTGCGGCGGCCGGTATATATGCGCTGGACAACAATATTGAAAGACTGGAAGAAGATCACCGGTATGCACAACAGCTTGGCGAAGCGCTGGTGAAGAAAGACTTTACAGGCGAAATGCTGCCCGTAGAAACCAACATTGTAATTTTTGAAGTTAAAGGCAGGTTTACCCCAAAAGAACTGGTAGCAACATTGCAGGAAAATGGTATTCTCAGTATCGCTATTGCAGGCACACAGGTGCGCCTTGTTACACACCTCGACATAAGCAAAGAGATGATAGAAGAAGTGATACAGGTAATTGAACGCTTATAG
- the pgi gene encoding glucose-6-phosphate isomerase produces MFPKVNPTTTQAWLLLKRHFQEEMQRLKIKSLFDADTERFSRFSVRFNDILFDYSKNIVTAKTLQLLQLLAEECNVKDAIEAMFTGEKINETEGRAVLHTALRNMGDKPVLSDGTDVMPAVRKVLAQMKTFCESVHSGSWKGYTGKPIKYIVNIGIGGSDLGPFMVTEALKPYWVEGIQTYFVSNVDGTHIVETLKKVTPDETLFLVASKTFTTQETMTNAHSARAWFIQHAKDEAHVAKHFAALSTNEKEVTKFGIDPQNMFEFWDWVGGRYSLWSAIGLSIALTIGYDHFEQLLKGAHAVDEHFRTEKFDKNIPVIMALLGVWYTNFFRAQTEAILPYDQYMHRFAAYFQQGNMESNGKYVDRNGNDTTYQTGPVIWGEPGTNGQHAFYQLIHQGTVLIPCDFIAPAISHNPIGDHHPKLLSNFFAQTEALMAGKSEEEVREELTNAGKSKEAIKKLLPFKVFEGNRPTNSFLLKEITPESLGSMIALYEHKIFVQGVIWNIFSFDQWGVELGKQLANKILPELEDETGISSHDSSTNGLINAYKAFRKKG; encoded by the coding sequence ATGTTTCCAAAAGTTAATCCAACTACTACACAGGCCTGGCTGTTATTGAAGCGACACTTCCAGGAAGAAATGCAGCGCCTGAAAATCAAAAGCCTCTTTGATGCAGACACCGAAAGGTTCTCAAGATTTTCTGTTCGCTTCAATGACATTTTGTTTGATTATTCCAAAAATATTGTTACCGCTAAAACATTACAACTACTGCAACTGCTGGCAGAAGAATGCAACGTGAAAGATGCTATTGAAGCAATGTTCACCGGTGAAAAGATCAACGAAACAGAAGGGCGTGCCGTATTGCACACCGCTTTGCGAAACATGGGCGACAAGCCTGTGCTGAGCGACGGTACAGATGTAATGCCCGCCGTGCGCAAAGTACTGGCACAGATGAAGACATTCTGCGAATCTGTACACAGTGGCTCCTGGAAAGGCTATACCGGCAAGCCCATAAAATACATTGTAAATATCGGCATTGGCGGCAGCGATCTTGGCCCTTTCATGGTAACCGAGGCGCTGAAACCGTATTGGGTGGAAGGCATTCAAACATACTTTGTAAGCAATGTAGATGGTACCCATATTGTGGAAACGCTAAAAAAAGTTACGCCCGATGAAACACTATTCCTGGTTGCATCTAAAACGTTTACCACGCAGGAAACCATGACCAATGCGCATTCTGCACGTGCATGGTTTATACAACATGCAAAAGATGAGGCGCATGTGGCCAAACATTTTGCGGCACTCAGCACCAATGAAAAAGAGGTTACAAAGTTTGGCATTGACCCGCAGAATATGTTTGAATTCTGGGATTGGGTTGGTGGTCGTTATTCTTTGTGGAGCGCTATCGGTTTGTCTATTGCCCTCACCATTGGTTATGATCATTTTGAACAATTATTGAAAGGTGCCCATGCAGTAGATGAGCATTTCCGCACAGAAAAGTTTGATAAAAATATTCCTGTAATCATGGCGCTGCTGGGTGTTTGGTACACAAACTTTTTCCGTGCGCAAACAGAAGCTATACTGCCATATGATCAGTACATGCATCGCTTTGCCGCCTATTTTCAGCAGGGCAATATGGAAAGCAATGGCAAGTATGTTGACAGGAATGGGAATGACACCACTTACCAGACCGGCCCGGTAATCTGGGGCGAGCCCGGCACCAACGGCCAGCACGCTTTTTACCAGTTGATACACCAGGGCACCGTGCTTATTCCGTGCGACTTTATTGCTCCCGCTATAAGCCACAACCCTATTGGTGATCATCACCCGAAATTGCTAAGCAATTTCTTTGCACAGACAGAAGCGCTGATGGCGGGCAAAAGTGAAGAAGAGGTAAGGGAAGAATTGACCAATGCCGGTAAATCGAAAGAAGCCATTAAAAAACTGCTGCCATTTAAAGTTTTTGAAGGCAACAGGCCAACCAATTCTTTTTTATTGAAAGAAATAACCCCGGAATCATTGGGCAGCATGATTGCCTTGTACGAGCACAAAATATTTGTACAGGGTGTTATCTGGAATATTTTTAGTTTCGATCAATGGGGCGTAGAACTTGGCAAACAACTGGCCAATAAAATTCTACCGGAACTTGAAGATGAAACAGGTATCAGTTCTCATGATTCATCGACCAACGGTTTGATCAATGCGTACAAGGCTTTCAGAAAAAAGGGTTAA
- a CDS encoding MBL fold metallo-hydrolase encodes MLVFFSILFIIFLGVYLFMQRKIFGKTPDAKLEAKINASLNFRDGVFKNLSLTDEIRKGASYPKMMIEFLNKPKDTTPQQTIPSVKTDLANLSDEEPVVVWFGHSSYLIKHKGTTILVDPVFSGYASPFSMSVKAFNGADIYKPHDMPAIDILVITHDHFDHLDYHAVIKLQPKVKHIYTSLGVAAHLKFWGIAATKITEFDWWDTLNITGNIKLTAAPSRHFSGRKFTRGKTLWSSFILEINNYTIYLGGDSGYDSHFKQIGEKWGSFDLAILECGQYGKDWPYIHMMPEEVAQAAKDLNTRVLLPVHWAKFSLSLHPWNEPIERLLAAHQNIATQITTPMIGEPVYFTRQLPASTWWK; translated from the coding sequence ATGTTAGTATTCTTCTCAATCCTGTTCATTATTTTTCTTGGCGTATACCTGTTCATGCAGCGGAAAATCTTTGGTAAAACACCTGATGCAAAACTGGAGGCAAAGATCAATGCGTCGCTTAATTTCCGGGATGGTGTTTTTAAGAATCTGTCACTGACAGACGAAATAAGAAAGGGTGCCTCCTACCCAAAAATGATGATAGAATTTCTCAACAAACCCAAAGACACAACGCCTCAACAGACCATTCCTTCTGTAAAAACAGACCTGGCAAACCTCAGTGATGAAGAGCCCGTAGTTGTATGGTTTGGACATTCTTCTTATTTAATAAAACACAAAGGCACCACAATACTTGTAGATCCCGTTTTCAGCGGTTATGCATCACCGTTTTCAATGTCTGTAAAAGCTTTCAACGGTGCTGATATATACAAGCCACACGATATGCCGGCCATTGATATACTGGTTATCACACATGATCATTTTGATCATCTAGACTATCATGCTGTGATAAAACTGCAGCCAAAAGTGAAACATATTTATACATCTCTCGGGGTAGCCGCACACTTAAAATTCTGGGGTATTGCAGCAACCAAAATCACAGAGTTCGATTGGTGGGATACGCTGAATATAACCGGGAACATTAAGTTAACGGCTGCTCCATCCAGGCACTTTTCCGGCAGAAAGTTTACCCGCGGAAAAACCTTGTGGTCGTCCTTTATACTTGAGATCAACAATTATACAATTTATCTTGGTGGTGATTCCGGATATGACAGCCACTTTAAGCAGATTGGAGAAAAGTGGGGCTCGTTCGATCTTGCCATACTGGAATGCGGCCAATACGGGAAAGACTGGCCTTATATTCATATGATGCCGGAAGAAGTTGCACAGGCTGCCAAAGATCTGAACACACGGGTGCTGTTACCTGTACACTGGGCTAAATTCTCCTTGTCTTTACACCCGTGGAATGAACCTATAGAACGATTGCTTGCAGCTCACCAAAATATTGCCACACAGATCACCACGCCAATGATAGGCGAGCCAGTATATTTTACCAGGCAATTGCCTGCTTCAACGTGGTGGAAATAA
- a CDS encoding PQQ-dependent sugar dehydrogenase — MKITFFKKQNLLFCIVMLYSFFLNNLSAQPELTFTSVAAGLELPLNMKSANDSTGRLFIVEQTGKIKILKDGQVQPKPFLDIANLVAVGEYKGLWSVAFPPDFKRTRAFFVYYYDKANNTILARYQVSKTNPDSVILNSRVEVLSLKDTVTTFSHLGEMQFGRDGNLYLTVSDGSFLNRTVRAAQDSTTLFGKMLRINVRNGITAPYYTIPPDNPFAGSTTVKREIFMMGLRNAWRWSFDKQTMNIWIADDGGEQWDEINFVPRNQVGFKNFGWPCYEGSVTFVQQGCADSAGYTFPVFENPPDSNGEQAIIGGFVYRGKNYPMLRGYYICSDYIQNKAWKIRTAAGGTFNIFEQLNIPPAITSYAEDEAGELYATSAEGIIYRVGAALPVAKE, encoded by the coding sequence ATGAAAATTACCTTTTTCAAAAAGCAAAACCTGCTTTTCTGTATTGTTATGTTGTACAGTTTTTTTCTGAATAATTTATCTGCACAACCTGAGCTTACTTTTACCAGCGTTGCGGCAGGACTCGAATTGCCGCTGAACATGAAGTCTGCAAATGATTCTACCGGCAGGCTGTTTATTGTAGAGCAGACCGGCAAAATAAAAATTTTAAAAGACGGACAGGTACAACCAAAACCATTTCTTGATATTGCAAATCTTGTTGCTGTAGGTGAATATAAAGGGCTATGGAGTGTTGCGTTTCCCCCGGACTTTAAAAGAACCCGTGCATTCTTTGTGTACTATTATGACAAAGCAAACAACACCATTCTTGCACGCTACCAGGTAAGTAAAACAAATCCAGATTCTGTTATACTCAACTCCAGGGTTGAAGTGCTTTCGCTCAAAGACACCGTTACTACTTTTTCACACTTGGGCGAAATGCAGTTTGGCCGCGATGGAAATCTGTACCTGACGGTAAGCGATGGCAGTTTTCTCAACCGGACCGTAAGAGCAGCGCAGGATAGCACAACACTTTTCGGAAAAATGCTGCGTATAAATGTTAGAAATGGCATTACTGCGCCATATTACACAATACCACCCGATAATCCTTTTGCCGGCAGCACCACGGTAAAACGGGAAATATTTATGATGGGTCTCAGAAATGCGTGGCGGTGGAGTTTTGACAAGCAGACAATGAATATATGGATAGCAGATGATGGCGGTGAACAATGGGATGAAATCAATTTTGTTCCCCGCAACCAGGTTGGGTTTAAGAATTTTGGCTGGCCATGTTATGAAGGTTCGGTAACATTTGTACAACAAGGTTGTGCCGACTCTGCCGGTTACACTTTCCCTGTTTTTGAAAATCCGCCCGATTCAAACGGCGAGCAGGCAATCATCGGGGGGTTTGTTTACCGCGGCAAAAACTATCCCATGCTGAGAGGCTATTATATCTGTTCAGACTATATTCAAAACAAAGCATGGAAGATAAGAACAGCGGCCGGTGGCACCTTCAATATTTTTGAACAACTCAATATTCCGCCGGCTATTACCAGTTACGCAGAAGACGAAGCAGGTGAACTATACGCCACCTCTGCCGAAGGCATCATCTATCGTGTTGGCGCTGCGCTGCCTGTTGCAAAAGAATAG